CACCCCACTCTGCACCCCCCTCTGCACCCCCGTCTGGCCCCCCTCTCCACCCCGTCCTAAACACCCGGGATAAAACCAGATTTGGCTGGTGGTTTCTGTTCAGACCAGGTCAAGCAGAAAAAGATGTTTACGGCGTTTTGTTTTCGCCGATTATCCACCAAAAAAGCGTTCTAGTTTTGGTTCGTTTTTGGGGGTAGACGAAGGAGACAATGGGCTGTTGTGTTTAATCCAGTCCGAGTTGCAACAGCTCAGGGCCGAggtaaatgtgattattttattgGTTCATTTGATGTTAAAGTTTCAATGGAGTCTCACGAGACGGAGCAGATTGGGACGATCTGAAAACATCTTTAAAGTGGAAATgcacagactgaaccaggactaaaacagggctaaactcagacagagccaggactaaatcaggaataaaccaggactaaaccaggactgaaccaggactaaaccaggactaaaccaggactgaaccaggactaaatcaggactgaaccaggactaaaccaggactaaaccaggactgaaccaggactaaatcaggattaaaccaggtctaaaccaggactgaaccagaactaaaccaggactaaactaggtctaaactaggactaaaccaggaataaaacaggactaaactcggacagagccaggactaaatcaggaataaaccaggactaaatcaggtctaaaccaggactgaaccaggactaaatcaggaataaaccaggactgaaccgggactaaaccaggactaaatcaggaataaaccaggactaaactaggtctaaactaggactaaaccaggactaaaccaggaataaaccaggagtaaaccagaactaaaacaggactaaagaggaactCAACAGGGACAagcccagaactaaaccagtcctAGATTAAACCTGTTAAGATGACAGagttttttggtggagggtctgtcacctgcttttgtcacatgttttttccttgtctggaattttccacaatatggcattatgtATATAGCTTACATTCATTcaattttatgtgtttttattgcatagaaaatgtattgtgcttcatgcattcttactgagggcagggttgcctctccacagatctgacctgttacttggcctggttatgtcacctgcttgtttccatggagatagaaaagttcaATGCTATTTtgtggaacatctccatggagacaaccaagtGGCCGACCATTCACCAAGGCATTTTCGTAATAAAGACTcccagaactgaaccaatgcagataagtttaatgctgtattgtgggaaaaaacaaaaaaaacaaaaacatctccatggagacaagcagatggtggaaagttccatagtacacctttaaatttctcaaagaaaaaaaaaatccgtgTGGCTTATGCCATGTTTATTTGTAGAGTTTTATTCACTCGCTCCTCAGTTTAATCATAAGTGATTGGTTGTTGAAGGGGCGTGACTGAATATGGTTGCACATGATTGGCTGTTCAGGGCGTGGCCGGGAATGCAGATCCGATGTACTTTTTGCCGTCTCCGTAGGTGGTTTTGTCCCAAGTGTAAGTCTGGATCCGGAGCTCCTTCCCTCCCAAACTCAGTCTACACCTGCACAACAAACAGATGTGATAAACAATATGGAAGTGTGATGCTAACaagaggctctgctctgtctgaagctctgttactcaaattagactttaatctgagttttgtttttacacaatctgaccataaagaactgacttatctgaactacaacaggtgagctgatttgtgctgttaaacaagacctctcaaataacattacagtcacacactagctagcattagcagtagcattagccaacagttttttagttagtcactctcatcgTTTTGTTCAAactcaaactcttaaacaggaccatgaacgctcggattgatcataGCCTCctgaaatgtgctgtttaaatccattttgtattttttcctgaGTTTTTAAACTTATCAaactgtgtttgctaatgtgtgcattgtgtcacctgtataaatctgtataaacctgtataaacatgaataaacatgtataaacatgttcaaacctGCATAAACCCGTATAAACCcatataaacatgtataaaccagggactcagggactgcagatgaaaactagctgtttataatctggtgcagatcatctctgttttatgagcataatgtctctgtacattgtcccttcaaaataaagactaactaactaactaaaccCATATAAACCAGTATAAACCCGTATAAATCCgtataaacatgtataaaccTGCATAAACCTGTATAAACCTGCATAAACATGTATAAACTTGcataaacatgtataaacatgtataaaccTGCATAAACCTGTATAAACCTGcataaacatgtataaacatgtataaacatgtataaacatgtataaacctgcataaacatgtataaacatgtataaaccTGCATAAACCTGTATAAACCTGcataaacatgtataaacatgtataaacatgtataaacctgtataaacatgtataaaccTGCATAAACCTCTATAAACCTGTATAAACCTGcataaacatgtataaacctgtataaacctgcataaacatgtataaacatgtataaacctgcataaacatgtataaatctgcataaacatgtataaacatgtataaaccTGCATAAACATGTATACACTTGcataaacatgtataaaccTGCATAAACCTCTATAAACCTGTATAAACCTGcataaacatgtataaacatgtataaaccTGTATAAACCTGTATAAACCTGCATAAACCTGTATAAACCCGTATAAACCTGTATAAACCCGTATAAACCTGCATAAACCCGTATAAACCCGTATAAACCTGTATAAACCCGTATAAACCTGTATAAACCCGTATAAACCTGCATAAACCCGTATAAACCCGTATAAACCTGTATAAACCTGcataaacatgtataaacatgtataaaccTGCATAAACCtgcatacatttttataaacctGTATAAACCCGTATAGACCTGTATAAACctgtataaacatgtataaatctGTATAAACCTCTAGAGCCTCACTCACATTTTTCCAGGCCGTGTGATGTAACAGAGACTGTACAGGGCGAAGTCAAACTCAGGACTGCAGCCGATCACAGCAGAGCCCACCTGTTTGTAGTACCCATCCCAATTAAACTGCATCCCCAACACGTCCGGGTATGAAGTCCACTGTGGAGACAGGGAATAGAGTTAAAGACACTCTGCAACCACAGCCACAGCACTGAATCAGAGCTCTGAATCAGAGCACTGaatcaatacaatacaatatactgGGCACCGCAGCTTAAATATCAGCACCTGACTTTTTGTAATGAGAGACCTACAAACTTAAGTATTTGGCTGTATGCAGAACAGCGCccccaacctcactgttagtgtcactaaCTCCTGCAGTTTTATTTCTGTGAGTTTTTTGCTGCGtcataaacatgtaaaaaactaaacaaatgaggTGAATACTgagtttagaaagagagatatttgtgtctcagtgctaacgctaatgctaattttgaggcataattcatattaaacaccacaaactaaagtattctacatttaaaaaaataattgtgtagtctttaattaactttttgtttttttaaatttttagtAGCATATCTATTTCACACTTTTAATAAAAGTCAGCATTTGAGAAAcctgagctagctagcgtgccaATGTTCAAACACAGTTTCAGACACGCACCGGCCCGTTGAAGCTGTGGCTGTAGTAGTTGAGCTGTCCTCTTTTCTCCAGAAGATAAAACTGGATCCAGTTATGGAAACCAGACACTTTTCCCCCCTTCACCTCACCTGGAAAGACACttaaaatttaataaatcaaatataaatatatgtgtttgtgtttgatccAGACCTGCAAAGATGTGCTCAAAGCCACTGGAGTCCAGCTGTCCATTACTGCGAGAGTAAAGGCCAAACCACATCATCTTTAAGTCCTGAAGAAACTCCTCCTCAGACGAGTACACTcctgaaagagagaagagaagagagaagaaaatcTCACATTTCAGTATCAGAGGATTTGTAAAAATACCACTGTTTGCACTTCAGATGAACGTTATGACCTCCTCCCCCCCTCATCACCCccatcacctcctccctcctctcatcacctcctccctcccttcatcacctcctccctcctcacctcatcacctcttccctcccctcatcacctcctcactcccctcatcacctcctccctcccttcatcacctcctccctcctcacctcatcacctcttccctcccctcatcacctcctcactcctctcctcactcccctgATAAcctagggctgaaatgatccaaatgattctagtgacggtgtatggagtttaaaaacacagcagagcacttcctgtattacacatgatgacatcacaaggtggaacagagtgtttcttgTTTGCGAGGCCCTTTAAACCCTGTCACCTTTAGTATAGAGGAAAGCGAAGAGCTCTCTGCCCACTTCAGTGTTGGACATGGTCTCTCTCACAAAGTGCTCCTGCTCCTGAAGCTGCTGCTGTGTGAACGCCTCCGTCTGCCCCGTCATCCTCCTGTAGTTATCCAGCACGGCCAGCAGGGCGGCGTAGGTGGGTCTGGAGAACAGCGTCCCCTCGTCCAGGTAACGGAACAGACTAGAAGAAGAACGCATTTCTACAACTTTAaatactgggattatcctgatTAAGGTGATTGTGTCATTGGTCAGAGGTTTACAACTAAATATCACAAGTTCAGATGTGAGTGTAGTACCGCGTTTAAACAGTAGGGGGCAGTATACAGACAGTTCAAaggtcacatgtacagtgtgtgtttccTCTCACGGTTTGGGGGCGTGGTCAGTCTGGGCGCTCGTCTGTGAGTCTGGGATCAACGTCTGAGGCTCGAGGATCAGCTGAGACGCAGACGCTTTGTTTGAGTCCAGAGTGAAAAGAACCTGCGAGATGGACTTAATGTCAGCGTCCGACACCACGCTGCCCccgcctccacctgcaacataAACGCACTTTAAACTACTGCCCccgcctccacctgcaacataAACGCACTTTAAACTACTGCCCccgcctccacctgcaacataAACGCACTTTAATCTACTGCCCccgcctccacctgcaacataAACGCACTTTAATCTACTGCCCccgcctccacctgcaacataAACGCACTTTAAACTACTGCCCccgcctccacctgcaacataAACGCACTTTAATCTACTGcccccacctccacctgcaacaagAACGCACTTTAAACTATTGCCCccgcctccacctgcaacaaGAATGCACTTTAAtctactgccccctcctccacctgcaacatAAACGCACTTTAATCTACTGCCCccgcctccacctgcaacaaGAACGCACTTTAATCTACTGCCCccgcctccacctgcaacataAACGCACTTTAAACTACTGCCCccgcctccacctgcaacataAACGCACTTTAAACTACTGCCCccgcctccacctgcaacataAACGCACTTTAATCTACTGCCCccgcctccacctgcaacataAACGCACTTTAATCTACTGCCCccgcctccacctgcaacataAACGCACTTTAAACTACTGCCCccgcctccacctgcaacataAACGCACTTTAATCTACTGcccccacctccacctgcaacaagAACGCACTTTAAACTATTGCCCccgcctccacctgcaacaaGAATGCACTTTAAtctactgccccctcctccacctgcaacatAAACGCACTTTAATCTACTGCCCccgcctccacctgcaacaaGAACGCACTTTAATCTACTGCCCccgcctccacctgcaacataaacacactttaaactaCTGCCCCCGCCTCCACCTGGAACAAGAACGCACTTTAATCTACTGCCCCCGCCTCCACCTGGAACATAAACGCACTTTAACTACTGCCCccgcctccacctgcaacataAACGCACTTTAAACTACTGCCCCCGCCTCCACGTGCAACAAGAACGCTCTTTAATGTACTGCCCccgcctccacctgcaacaaGAACGCACTTTAAACTACTGCCCccgcctccacctgcaacaagaatgcactttaaactactgcccccgcctccacctgcaacataAACGCACTTTAATCTACTGCCCCCGCTTCCACCTGCAACATAAACGCACTTTAAactactgccccctcctccacctgcaacatAAACGCACTTTAATCTACTGCCCccgcctccacctgcaacaaGAACACACTTTAATCTACTGCCCccgcctccacctgcaacataaacacactttaaactaCTGCCCCCGCCTCCACCTGGAACAAGAACGCACTTTAATCTACTGCCCCCGCCTCCACCTGGAACATAAACGCACTTTAACTACTGCCCccgcctccacctgcaacataAACGCACTTTAAACTACTGCCCccgcctccacctgcaacataaacacactttaaactaCTGCCCCCGCCTCCACCTGGAACAAGAACGCACTTTAATCTACTGCCCCCGCCTCCACCTGGAACATAAACGCACTTTAACTACTGCCCccgcctccacctgcaacataAACGCACTTTAAactactgccccctcctccacctgcaacatAAACGCACTTTAATCTACTGCCCccgcctccacctgcaacaaGAACGCACTTTAAACTACTGCCCccgcctccacctgcaacaagaatgcactttaaactactgcccccgcctccacctgcaacataAACGCACTTTAATCTACTGCCCCCGCTTCCACCTGCAACATAAACGCACTTTAAACTACTGCCCCCGCCTCCAGCTGCTACAAGAACGCACTTTAAACTACTGCCCccgcctccacctgcaacataAACGCACTTTAAactactgccccctcctccaaCTGCAACAAGAACGCACTTTAAACTACTGCCCccgcctccacctgcaacataAACGCACTTTAAACTACTGCCCccgcctccacctgcaacataAACGCACTTTAAACTACTGTCCccgcctccacctgcaacataAACGCACTTTAATCTACTGCCCCCGCTTCCACCTGCAACATAAACGCACTTTAAACTACTGCCCCCACCTCCAGCTGCAACAAGAACGCACTTTAACTTCCCccgcctccacctgcaacaaGAACGCACTTTAAactactgccccctcctccaaCTGCAACAAGAACGCACTTTAAACTACTGCCCccgcctccacctgcaacataAACGCACTTTAAACTACTGCCCccgcctccacctgcaacataAACGCACTTTAAACTACTGCCCccgcctccacctgcaacataaacacactttaaactaCTGCCCCCGCCTCCAGCTGCAACAAGAACGCACTTTAACTTCCCccgcctccacctgcaacaaGAACGCACTTTAAACTACTGCCCCCCCCTCCACCTGGAACAAGGACAAGAacaaccttttttttcttctcgtcTTGTCTTGAAAAAGTCCTAGTAACAAACGAAATCTTAACAATCCTTAGGTAATGTGCTGAAATGTGTCAGTACAAATGTGCCGTGGCTGCTGTTTACAGTGCGTTCTTTAGGTGGTGCAGGTGGCAGTAGTTTAAAGTGCACTTTTGTTGGAGGTGGGCAGTAGTTAAAGTGCGTCCTTGTTCCAAGTGGAGGCGGGGGCAGTAGTTTAAAGTGCGTTAACAATTACGCCCGCCTCCACTTGGAACAAGAACACATGTTACACTACTCCCCCCGCCTCCACCTGTAACAAGAACGCACTTTAAACTACTGCCCccgcctccacctgcaacaaGAACGCACTTTAACTACTGCCCACCTCCAACAAAAGTGCACTTTAAACTACTGCCACCTGCACCACCTAAAGAACGCACTGTAAACAGCAGCCACGGCACATTTGTACTGACACATTTCAGCACATTACCTAAGGATTGTTAAGATTTCGTTTGTTACTAGGACTTTTTCAAGACAAgacgagaagaaaaaaaaggttcTTCTTTAAAGTTTTACTCGCTTCGTCATCAAGGCATGAGAGCTAAAACTACAGAAtttccccacagatctgacctgtaacctcatgtccatggagatataagtttaatgccatactgtggagcactgTTGCCAAagtaacaacatctccatggaaacaagcacataAAATACTATTAATTCATATATGTTTCTTTGTGCTactcaaagaaaaatatattaaaagaaGCTGGATTTGAGCTTCTTCCTATGTACAtaattttgaggacattttccCAAAAgatttcaaaagatataataaattgttaatcgctatggcaacatgGTCTTAATCTCTGATCTTTGTGACACCCGTGTGTATTTATAACAGCCTCTGCACCTGTGTGTCTGTCggcttttacacagaaacataaaaatagCTTCACGTGTCTTGTTTCTGTTCCTGATTGTGAATTTGTGCAGGTGCGATAAGAGCACTGCAGCGCCTGAGAAtgtgacaggtgagacaggtgcaACGGGTGCGACgggtgagacaggtgagggcTCACGGGGTTTTCTgcaagtgttgtttttgtgtgtgtgtgtgtgtgtgtgtgtgtgttgtgtttttgtgttgacaGTGACTCACACACTTGGTCGTAGTCCTCACAGCAGTTGTTGTACTGGCTGCACTTGGAGTTACAGTGACATTCATTCTGGGAATTGTAAGTTTCATCACAGCGATTTTTACAAGACGAGGACgctgaggacagagaggacatgatgagaacagaggagacatgatgaggacagagaggacatgatgaggacagagaagacatgatgaggacagagaggaaatgatgaggacagaggagacatgatgaggacagagaggaaatgatgaggacagaggagacatgatgaagacagaggagacatgatgaggacagaggagacatgatgaagacagaggagacatgatgaggacagagaagacatgatgaggacagagaagacatgATGAAGACGGAGGAGACATGATGAGGACAGAGAGGAAAtgatgaggacagaggagacatgatgaagacagaggagacatgatgaagacagaggagacatgatgaggacagagaagacatgatgaagatggaggagacatgatgaggacagaggagatatgatgaggacagagaggacatgaTGAAGACAGAGAGCACATTAAAgatgaggacagagaggacatgaagaagacagaggagacacgatgaggacagaggagacatgatgaggacagagaggacatgaTGAGGACAGAAAGGGCATTTAAAGATGAGGAggctgaggacagaggagacatgatGAGACATgatgaggacagagaggacatttAAACTCAGGTCAATGATTTTAATGCGAAAtattaaactaataaaacaacagtttactacttctactgctactactactactactgctactgtactGATATTACTGATACTGCTACAACCACAGTAATATAATCTGAATAGACTTTAACATAAACACTCGCCAAAACCATTTACTGTAAAGTGCTGCGATCGTCCCACAGTCTGGAATTTTCAGTGTTGCAGCAgcaaaggcaaggcaagtttatttgtatagtacaatttgtacacaaagtaattcaaagtgctttgcagaataagaaagacattaaaatcacacaaatcaaaacataaataatcgcaaataatcatcataaaattaacattgaatcagaagagtgcagaataaaaacctttcagtcgtatgcacagctaaacagaaccgttttgagcctggatttaaacattgtcacagtagaggcctgtctcacatctctaggaagattgttccaggttttagctgcataaaactgaaacgctgattcctcatgtgggtgggctcgctgacatgctgagtcagaccaaaggtttcaaggacagaactgagctctttagcgtttctgtcaaacacattatccacatgtacattaaaatcacctgtgatgactaaaccatcaaagtctgtgcatacgactgaaagtatctcagtaaaatcatcatcatcaataaaactcagacagtgctggggaggtttgtatatgactaagtagagtgtggagggggattgttttagctccattttaaatgagacatactcaaaagatggaAACAGCCCAGATGACAACTTGTGAGTAACTACCTTATCTCTAAAAAATCTACACACACCTTCCACaccctccaccctttttgtttactcatgtttcagattcaaatttgaagttgggtggagttgattccactagaattgcattacctgtgtttttgtcaagccatgtttcggttaaaaacataaaattaagattaaaagaaataagatcattaattaaaaataatttgttacataaagatctgacattgagcacagcaagtttcagattagtttcagtagggctggatgttatcttcttacagagaatgtgaactaaattggacagtctaactgtcctctGTTAATCAGCctacgtggtgtaactgtagatacagctccatcacagggcctcagcatgatattatttttttagtacaGGAATAAACAgtagaacaaaaggtaaagatTTAAAATAGTTCTTAAAAGTCGACATTACACTAAACCAGAGTCTTACATTTGCAGACTTGTACGTAGTCGGAGCAGCAGTCGCCGTATTTCTCACATGACGGGTTACACTGACAGGTGAAGTCACTGTCTGTACCGTAGCCACAGCGCCCCACGCAGGAGTCCAGGGAATCTGCAACAACAACAGGGTCACACAGCTGCCTCGAGGCAAACTGAGGGAAAGGTGGCTGCCATTCTGTGCCAATGACCTCTCTGCACCGCCAACCACTCACTCTCTATCCATGAGACTAAGATATTTGGCTccgtgcacaacagcgccctcaacctgttagcgtcactacttcctgttcagttttatctctatgaggtttttggcGAGTTACGCTAAAATGAAGAAATATTTAAcaatcagacagtggacagggagctgcaggtgggttaggggtcaggggtcagaggttcgGGGGTTatggtcagacagtggacaaggagctgcaggtggatgtcactgtcacatgttaaacaatacacaaataaaatgaatactcaaCCAGAgatacttctgtgtttagaaagagacatgtttgctaatgcta
The sequence above is drawn from the Periophthalmus magnuspinnatus isolate fPerMag1 chromosome 5, fPerMag1.2.pri, whole genome shotgun sequence genome and encodes:
- the endou gene encoding uridylate-specific endoribonuclease A; this encodes MKFITALVLWVALFTRGHTNSLDSCVGRCGYGTDSDFTCQCNPSCEKYGDCCSDYVQVCKSSSSCKNRCDETYNSQNECHCNSKCSQYNNCCEDYDQVCGGGGSVVSDADIKSISQVLFTLDSNKASASQLILEPQTLIPDSQTSAQTDHAPKPLFRYLDEGTLFSRPTYAALLAVLDNYRRMTGQTEAFTQQQLQEQEHFVRETMSNTEVGRELFAFLYTKGVYSSEEEFLQDLKMMWFGLYSRSNGQLDSSGFEHIFAGEVKGGKVSGFHNWIQFYLLEKRGQLNYYSHSFNGPWTSYPDVLGMQFNWDGYYKQVGSAVIGCSPEFDFALYSLCYITRPGKMCRLSLGGKELRIQTYTWDKTTYGDGKKYIGSAFPATP